CGGGAAGACCCCGAATTGTTTGCACCATTTCAGGAGTCGGACGTTCTGGAGCGGTGTGACGCCCTTCCTCATGCGCTTGAGCGCGGCCCGGCTGAGGCTCTCGATACCGGGCTGGATCTCCCGCAGGCCCGCCCGCCGGGCCGCCCGGACCTGGTCCTTCGTCAGGTCGGATCGGACATAGTAGAAGATCTCCGGCTGCAATCCGGACCGCTCGAGCAGGGGGAAGAACGTCTCCGGAAAGCTCTTGGGCAGAATGGTGTCGGCAGCCCGCAGGCTGCGGGTTCGGAAGCCGTACCGGTCGAGCATCGAGGCGAACTCCTCGAGCGCCCGGGGCGCCGATTTCTGGCGATAAGCCAGGGCGTTGACGTTGAGCCCGCAGAAAGCGCACTGGGATTTCTGGCCCCACCAGCAACCGCGCGAGGTTTCGACAACCAGATGGAGCTTGCCGATTTCGGGATTCGGATAATGCTCGCGCTGGGCGAAGAAATCGTCGCCATCCGGGTATGGAAGCCCGTCGAGATCGGCGATCGTGGCTGCCGTCACGGCCGCGGGATCGGCCGTCTCCCGATGCAGGATGCCCGGAATATCTCCCGGAGATCGCTTCTCGAGGATGGCGGTCGCGAGAGCCGCGAACACATCTTCCCCTTCTCCCAGGCAGACCGCATCGATGAACGGGAAAGCCTTGAATAAGGCCACCCCCATATCGCCCCGGCAGTTTCCCCCGCCGAAAGCGACGAAGATTCCGGGGTATTTTTCCTTTAGGCGCCGGGCCAAGCCGAGCGAAGAGATCAGCTGTTGGCATTGGCAAGAAAACCCGACGATTCGATACTCCTGCCAAGAGACTCTTTCCAGGCAGTCCTCGATGAATAGGGTCGCCTCTCGGCGGCACATCGCCAGCATCTGCTCGATTTCGATTCCGTCCTTCCGCTGGTAGTCTCCCGTATCCTCCTGAACCCGGCTCTCGGCGATCCGGCGAAGATAGCCGGAGTCCCTCGCCTCGTCCCGCCCCCACAGCGATTCCACAAACATCCAATCGCCCGCCGCGGCATCCCGCGCCAGGAGGTCGAGCTCGCCGCAGGTCTCCAGGCCGATTCTCTCGGCAAAAGGAATGTTTAGATAGAGGTTGGCGCAAGGGATGTCATGCCTGGCGAGGTC
This genomic interval from Candidatus Aminicenantes bacterium contains the following:
- a CDS encoding RiPP maturation radical SAM C-methyltransferase, giving the protein MPRVNDPIDNFFPDIAPAPVALVNMPLFAVDRPALGISLLKADLARHDIPCANLYLNIPFAERIGLETCGELDLLARDAAAGDWMFVESLWGRDEARDSGYLRRIAESRVQEDTGDYQRKDGIEIEQMLAMCRREATLFIEDCLERVSWQEYRIVGFSCQCQQLISSLGLARRLKEKYPGIFVAFGGGNCRGDMGVALFKAFPFIDAVCLGEGEDVFAALATAILEKRSPGDIPGILHRETADPAAVTAATIADLDGLPYPDGDDFFAQREHYPNPEIGKLHLVVETSRGCWWGQKSQCAFCGLNVNALAYRQKSAPRALEEFASMLDRYGFRTRSLRAADTILPKSFPETFFPLLERSGLQPEIFYYVRSDLTKDQVRAARRAGLREIQPGIESLSRAALKRMRKGVTPLQNVRLLKWCKQFGVFPIWYYLYGMPGERPEEYLEGLRILKAISHLTPPARVSRVRIDRYSLFQMRPTDFGLRNLRPSPLYRFIYSGLDESAIRNLAYYFDADDDTDPSIAPLTARLLEAIGQWTQAAAGSALISLDEPDRLVICDFRPGAATSVHVLTGLQRRAYEACEEIRTRSDLRRLLGAETGGEMAEEALPAVLQPLLDADLLIEEKDQILSLAVPLGFEYFPPEALWSRFSEIPET